CCGCGATCCCGCAGGCCGCGGGCCACGTCCAGGTCCCAGAGCTCGGCGCCGCCGAGGCTCCGCATGCCGTTGACCAGGGCGAGGGAGATGTGGGGATCGGTCTCGGTCATCGGTCGGGACACTCCGTTCCGGGGTCTGGGCCCGATTCTCCGCGAACGGCGCGGAATGGCAAGCCGTATCGGGAGGGCCGCCGGGCGCGGCCCGGCCTTTCGAGCCCGACCATCCCTGCTATATTGGGGGCTCGCGCGACCGTTCCCCAGCGACCGGAGCCCCGTGTTCGACCGCAAACCCGTCCGCCTCGACCCCCGCACGCCCTGGTTCGCCGGGGTGCGCACGGCCCTGTCGCCCATGGCGGGCGTGACCGACCGGGCGTTCCGGGACATCTGCCGGGAGCACGGCGCGGGGATCGCCTTCTGCGAGTTCACCGCCGCCAAGGGCCTGACCTACGACATCCCCCAGGCCTGGCGGCTGGTGGACACCGAGGGGGAGCGGGGGCTGGTCGGGGTGCAGATCTTCGGCAACGAGCCCGCCGCGATGGCCGGCGCGGCCCGCATGATGGCGGGTCGGCGGCTCGACGTGCTGGACATCAACTTCGGCTGCCCCGCCAAGAAGGTCGTGGCGAAGTGCGGGGGCAGCGCGCTCTTGGCCGACGTGCCGCTGCTGACGGAGATCGCGGCCGCGGTCGTCGCGGCCAGCCCGGCGCCGGTCAGCGCCAAGATCCGCACCGGCTGGGACGAGGCCTCGGTCAACTACCGCGAGGTCGGCCTGGCGTTGCAGGAGGCGGGCTGCGTCTGGGTCACGCTGCACGGCCGCACCCGCGCCCAGAAGTTCACCGGCGAGGCCGACTGGGAGCGCATCGCCGACCTGGTCGACACGCTCGACATCCCGGTGATCGGCAACGGCGACGTCGTGGACGGGGACGGGTACGCCCGCATGGTGCGCGCGACCCGTTGCCACGCGGTCATGGT
This window of the bacterium genome carries:
- a CDS encoding tRNA-dihydrouridine synthase encodes the protein MFDRKPVRLDPRTPWFAGVRTALSPMAGVTDRAFRDICREHGAGIAFCEFTAAKGLTYDIPQAWRLVDTEGERGLVGVQIFGNEPAAMAGAARMMAGRRLDVLDINFGCPAKKVVAKCGGSALLADVPLLTEIAAAVVAASPAPVSAKIRTGWDEASVNYREVGLALQEAGCVWVTLHGRTRAQKFTGEADWERIADLVDTLDIPVIGNGDVVDGDGYARMVRATRCHAVMVGRAATGDPWLFEAMDAAEGLRAYAPPTLAEIFATVERHIADECNLKGERIGSQVVRKHVVRYFRGFPGAAAIRRRLFATETGERMLAVLAEVRGEADLQQRADRDP